In the genome of Campylobacter showae CSUNSWCD, the window AAAAGGCATTTGCGATTTTCGCAGCGCCAAGTCCTCTTTGGTTTGCTTGATTATCTGATCTAATATCATCTTTTACCCTTTTTTAGGCACTCTTTGATAGTGTTTATATGCTCTTTACCCTCGGGCGAATTTACAAATTCCTCATCATGCAGGACTTGTTGCATTATCTCGTCGGCCTTTTTGCACTCGCCTAGCTTATAGTATCCCCACGCCAGCGAATCTAGATAAAACACCGACCCAGGCTCTAGCTCTAGGGCTCTGTTTACTAGCTCTATGCCCTTTTTCGCGTCTATATCGTGATCGATGAGCAGGTAGCCGTAGTAGTTTAGATATAGCGCGTTATTTAGCTTTACGGCCGATTTTTCAAAGTTATTTATGACTTGCTTTAGACTATCTTTGTCTATCTTTTTGGTTTGTTTGTTTGTGTCTCTTTCGTATTGATATATCGCCATTTTGGCTTGATATTCGAGATTAAAGCTCTTATCAAAGGCCTCCTGCGCCTTTTTATACGCCTTGGCAAAATCCCCCGTCGCAGCATAAAGATCCATCAGCGCATCGTCATTGTATGAGTATTTTTGTAAAAATTTGATCGCCGCGTCATAGTTTTTTTGAAAAACGTAAACGCCGAGCGCTTTTTCGAGATAGATTTTTTCTTTCGTCACTTCAAAAAGACTCTCGTAAACATCGATCATATCGGAGTAGCGGCCGTCCTGCGCGTAGATATCTACTAGCGCCGTGCAGGTCTCTACCTCGCAGCCGTCGATACGGCGCGAGCTCTCTAGCTGCCTGATCGCCTCTTTTTTGTCGTTCATTTTATTGTATAAAAGATCGACTATTCGCAGTAGATTTTCCACGCTCCTATCTAGCTCGTACGCGCGTTCAAGCTCGGCTAGGGCGGCTTTGTTGTCGTTTTGCATCGAGTAGACGGCAGAGAGCATGACGTGATTTTTAGAGATGTCCTCTTTTTTGACTAGCTCTTGCATTATCTTTGCGGCTTCGTCGAGTTTGTTTTCGCTCATCAAATTTGCACCCTGTATGCGAAGTACGTCCACGTCGTCTTTTAGTACCTTTTGGCTGAGCGCTAAAATGCTTTTAAAATTTACGTTTTTAGAAAAAAACGCGAGTCTGAGCGCCTCTTTTAGATAGTCGGTGTTTTTGGTTTTTTCGTAAAGCTGCTCGTAAAGCTCGGTCGCCTCGTCGTGATTAGCGTTTTCGACCGCCAAAAGCGCCTTGATAACGTATAAATTCTCGTCAAAACCGTCTTTGGCGGTAGCAAAACAAACAAGCAAGGCCGCCAATATAAATTTTAAAATCGCCTTATTCCCGCGCATTCTTTCTCCAATTCATTGATTTTATCCTTAAAATAGTCCCAAAACGGAAAGGTGCGGCACTGGCTCGGGCGAAAGTCGTAAACCGAGCAGTTTTTTGCCGTTTCGTCAAAAAATATGCACGCAAACCCGCCGTCGTAGGGCTTTTCTTTGAGGCTAAATTTATATCCGAATTTATCTAAAAATCGCGATCTAAACTCATCCTCGCTTATTTTCAAATGTTCCGCCAGAGCCGAAATTTCCGCTGAGCTTATCCATATATAGCCGCTTTCTCCCGTGCAGCACTTGCCGCCGCACAGCTCGCACTTGCTAGCGTCAAATTCATAACCAAAACCGCTTTGTCTTAGCAAATTCACTCCGCCGCGTCCCTACTTTGCGTGTTTGCTGTAGCGAAAATTTTAGCTGCCTTTTTACTATAAACACCGCCTTCAAAAACAAAAATCGGCGGTAAAATTTGAGTCAAGGATTTTGAACTTTTTTTAGCCTCAATTAGTACCAAATTTGCCGTGCCATCCGCTTTTGGATGCACAAAACAAAGCCTAGTAAGCGTAAATTTAAATTCGCTCAAACAAAGCACAACTTCAGCTAGGCGCTTAGCGTCGTAGCAAAAGCTAAAAACTCCGCGCGGCTTTAGCAGCGAATTTGCGCTACCTACAAGCTCGCTAAGAGGTAAATTTTCGCTGTATCTAGCGGCGCGAAGGTGTTCGTTTTCGCTTTTTTTTGCGCCGTCGTGATAAAAAGGCGGGTTTGAGACGATGAGATCATATCTTTTTTCACTCTTAAATTTAGCAAAATCAGCCGTTATGAACTCGGCTTCAATGCCGTTTTGGCTAGCGTTTGCAGCGGCTAAATTTACGTTAGTTTCTAAAATATCGAGCAAACTAAGCGAAATTTTAGGAAAATCGCGCTTTAAAAGCAACCCCAAAACCCCACTACCGCAACCAACCTCTAGCACCTCGCCGCGCACTCCGCCCTCACGGATAAAGTCATACAAAAACATCGTATCGCTGTTGTAGCGGTAGCCGTTTTTGGGCTGAGTGATTATCATCTATATACCTTGATGATAAATCCTTGCTTATCCTGAGAGGTGATTATGTCATTGCTGTACGATATGCGCGAAAAGTCGCCGAATTCATCTTTTATCATCTCGCCGGCAACCTTGGCGCGCTCTTTGCCGATACCGAAATTTGCGTATGAATCGATCTTTTCAAGCTCTTCTTGTGGGATCACTTTTGCCGCTTTTGACGTGGCGATAAAGTTACCGCGGCTCACTATCGGCGTGATCTCGAAATAATAATTTGAATTATAACTCTGCAAAAAGTCGCTTACTTTGTTTTTACAAACTTGCGTCGGCCTGTCTGAGCCCGCGCTCATATCAGAACACTCGACCGAGGCGATGAAAACAACCTTTTTAGGCACTTCGGCTTTAAAATTTAGCTGGATTATCTTTTTTAGATTTTCATTTTCGCTCATCAGTTCTTCGTTTTTAGTTAGTATCTGTGCCACTTCACCCTTTGCGATGTTTTTTTGCGTACTCGTTTTGGCTAAATTTTCCTTCGTGTCGCTTAGATCTTTAGCTCCGTCTTGCATCTGTTTTCTTAGAGTCGCGAGCTCTGCGTCTTTTTGCGTCAAAAGCTCATTTAAAGCATCTAGTTGCTCTTTGTTTTCCTTGGCTGTTTTAATATTGTTTTCAACCAATGTCGTGATTTTGTTATTTAAAATTTTATAGTTTTGGATGTTTTTTTTACCAGCAGCGATCTCGTCCGCTAGCAGTTCTTTTTGGATATTTAGCGACTCGTTTAGCTCTGCAACCTTAGCTTCCGCACTTTGCAGTGAGCTATCTTTTTGCGAAATTTGATTTTCTAACTCATAAATTTTACTCTTTAGTTCCGCCACGTTTTGCTCGGTTTCTTGGCGCTCGTTTTCAATCTGATTTTTTAGCTTTTCAAGCTCGGTTTTATATATAGCCTCGTTTTGTTCAATCTCTTTTTCAAATCCTTGTTTTTCTTTCTCGAGCTTTGCTACTAACTCTTTATTCGTCGCGTTTAGCTCATCATTTATCGCTTTTAGCTTAGCTTTTGACTCGGCTTTTTTGTTTGCGTTTTCAAGGCTCGCTTCAAGCTCGCTTATTTTTTTCTTGTCCGCGTCTTGTTCTTTTTCTAGGGCGGCGATCCTATTTTTGGATAAATTTTGAGCATTTAGAGCCTGAGCGTTATACTCGCTAGCGATCCTTTTTATCTCGCTATCTTTTAGGGCTAGCTCGTTTGCGAGCCTAGCATTTTCGCTCTTTAGTTTTGCAACCTCTTCATTTACCGCTCTTAGTTCGCTTTCAAATTTAGCTTTGCTAGTTAGTGCTTCGTTCTTCAACTCGTCGTTTTGAGCCTCGAGCCGTTTTAGCGTATTTTGATTTTCGCTTTGCGTTTTGGCGCTTGATTTATCAAGCTCGCTTTGCTTTTTTTCAAGCTCGGATTTCAGGCTTTTTATTTCTTCACGAAGCGAAGTTAAATTTTGCTCCAAATTTTTGTTTTTCTCGTTTTCTTCCTGCGCTTTTGCTAGTTTTTTATTTAACTCATCAATCATACTTAAACGTTGTTTATCGTTAGCGCTGGCAGCTTGTTTTCGCCTAGTTTCCAACTCGGCTTTTTGAGAACTTAGAAGATTTAATATTTCCAGATTTTTATCAACCAAATCAACATTATCGTCATACAGTAGCCTATTTTGAGCGCGCAAAACGCGTATTTGCTCTTTTAACTCGGCTTCATCGCCTAAAATTGGCGCATCCGTATCATTTAAATCCACATTTCTAGTATACTTTTCCTGCGATAAAACCTGGCTTTGGTTTGTCAAATTTTTCTCGCCTACAGTACTTATGCTTTCATTTTTAGGCGCTTCTTCGACGTTCATTATTTGCACGGCGAGTTCCGTAGACTTTGCAGACGGTTTTGTAAACTCGAAATACAAATAATATCCGCCCAGCGTGAGTAAACAACCGCAGATAAAAAATAAGACTAAATTTAACGCTCTCAACTCTATTTTTCCTTGATGTCTTGGACTACCTTGTGCGCGTGATTTAGCGCGAGTACGATCGAGCCGCCGTTTTTTAGCACGATGTCGCCGCCGATATATAGGCCGGATACGCTGCTTTCATAGTGCTCGTTTACGACCGGGTCCTTATCCGCATCGAGCTCAACTCCGCATTTTTGTAAAAAATCCACCGGAGTCGAGCCGCCGATAGCGTAGACGACTCTGTCGTAGACTCTGATTTTTCCGTTTGAAAAGTGCACTCTCACGCGCCCCGATTCGTTTTCGATCTCGGTAATATCGTGATTTAGTCGCACTTTTAGCTTATTTGCTTTTTCTAGCTCCCACAGCGCCGTTACGTTTACGTCATTTACGCGGCTAAATTTGTCCTTGCGGTACGCTAGCGTGGTTTTATTGTATTGGCATAGCTCGATAGCGTACTCCACGGCCGAGTTTCCGCCGCCCACCACGAGCACCTTTTCGCCGCTGGAACAGGAGTTTAGATTAAAATTTACGACTCCATTTAGCGAAGGCGGGATTTTATAGTTCGGCTTGTTTGGACGTCCCATTTTACCGATGCTTATCATCACGTTTTTAGCCTTATAGTCGCCCTTTGCGGTGTGCACGAAAAACAAATCGTCCTTTTTCTTTACGCTTTCGACCTCGGAGTTAAACACGGCCTCGATCTTTTCCTCGTCTAGCAACTTATCGAAATAATCAAGCGTGCTCTCCTTCGTGCCGTCCTCAAAGGACACGATGCCGTGGATGGTGCTGTCTTGACCTTTGTACTCCTTATCCACGCGCTTGTTGTCTTTGTAAAATTTTCTTATAGTTTGGCTGTGGTTATCGCCCTTTTCGAGAAGCAAGACTTTTTTTAATCCATTGGCTCTCGCCTCTACGACGGTCGCGATGCCGCAAGGGCCGCCGCCTATCACGATAATGTCGTAAACATCGCTCATTGATTCTCTCCAATTTGATATTTTTTCATTAATGTAGCGAAAATTGTATTAAATTTTAAGAAATTCGCGAAATTTGGGGTAAATTTAATTTAAAAAAGACAAAAACGGTCAAATTTGAAAGATAAAAGGCGAGCGGGGGCAAATTTGGCTCATATAAATTC includes:
- a CDS encoding tetratricopeptide repeat protein; the encoded protein is MRGNKAILKFILAALLVCFATAKDGFDENLYVIKALLAVENANHDEATELYEQLYEKTKNTDYLKEALRLAFFSKNVNFKSILALSQKVLKDDVDVLRIQGANLMSENKLDEAAKIMQELVKKEDISKNHVMLSAVYSMQNDNKAALAELERAYELDRSVENLLRIVDLLYNKMNDKKEAIRQLESSRRIDGCEVETCTALVDIYAQDGRYSDMIDVYESLFEVTKEKIYLEKALGVYVFQKNYDAAIKFLQKYSYNDDALMDLYAATGDFAKAYKKAQEAFDKSFNLEYQAKMAIYQYERDTNKQTKKIDKDSLKQVINNFEKSAVKLNNALYLNYYGYLLIDHDIDAKKGIELVNRALELEPGSVFYLDSLAWGYYKLGECKKADEIMQQVLHDEEFVNSPEGKEHINTIKECLKKGKR
- a CDS encoding YkgJ family cysteine cluster protein is translated as MNLLRQSGFGYEFDASKCELCGGKCCTGESGYIWISSAEISALAEHLKISEDEFRSRFLDKFGYKFSLKEKPYDGGFACIFFDETAKNCSVYDFRPSQCRTFPFWDYFKDKINELEKECAGIRRF
- a CDS encoding tRNA1(Val) (adenine(37)-N6)-methyltransferase, which gives rise to MIITQPKNGYRYNSDTMFLYDFIREGGVRGEVLEVGCGSGVLGLLLKRDFPKISLSLLDILETNVNLAAANASQNGIEAEFITADFAKFKSEKRYDLIVSNPPFYHDGAKKSENEHLRAARYSENLPLSELVGSANSLLKPRGVFSFCYDAKRLAEVVLCLSEFKFTLTRLCFVHPKADGTANLVLIEAKKSSKSLTQILPPIFVFEGGVYSKKAAKIFATANTQSRDAAE
- a CDS encoding vesicular transport factor Uso1p; amino-acid sequence: MRALNLVLFFICGCLLTLGGYYLYFEFTKPSAKSTELAVQIMNVEEAPKNESISTVGEKNLTNQSQVLSQEKYTRNVDLNDTDAPILGDEAELKEQIRVLRAQNRLLYDDNVDLVDKNLEILNLLSSQKAELETRRKQAASANDKQRLSMIDELNKKLAKAQEENEKNKNLEQNLTSLREEIKSLKSELEKKQSELDKSSAKTQSENQNTLKRLEAQNDELKNEALTSKAKFESELRAVNEEVAKLKSENARLANELALKDSEIKRIASEYNAQALNAQNLSKNRIAALEKEQDADKKKISELEASLENANKKAESKAKLKAINDELNATNKELVAKLEKEKQGFEKEIEQNEAIYKTELEKLKNQIENERQETEQNVAELKSKIYELENQISQKDSSLQSAEAKVAELNESLNIQKELLADEIAAGKKNIQNYKILNNKITTLVENNIKTAKENKEQLDALNELLTQKDAELATLRKQMQDGAKDLSDTKENLAKTSTQKNIAKGEVAQILTKNEELMSENENLKKIIQLNFKAEVPKKVVFIASVECSDMSAGSDRPTQVCKNKVSDFLQSYNSNYYFEITPIVSRGNFIATSKAAKVIPQEELEKIDSYANFGIGKERAKVAGEMIKDEFGDFSRISYSNDIITSQDKQGFIIKVYR
- a CDS encoding NAD(P)-binding domain-containing protein codes for the protein MSDVYDIIVIGGGPCGIATVVEARANGLKKVLLLEKGDNHSQTIRKFYKDNKRVDKEYKGQDSTIHGIVSFEDGTKESTLDYFDKLLDEEKIEAVFNSEVESVKKKDDLFFVHTAKGDYKAKNVMISIGKMGRPNKPNYKIPPSLNGVVNFNLNSCSSGEKVLVVGGGNSAVEYAIELCQYNKTTLAYRKDKFSRVNDVNVTALWELEKANKLKVRLNHDITEIENESGRVRVHFSNGKIRVYDRVVYAIGGSTPVDFLQKCGVELDADKDPVVNEHYESSVSGLYIGGDIVLKNGGSIVLALNHAHKVVQDIKEK